One genomic window of Candidatus Neomarinimicrobiota bacterium includes the following:
- a CDS encoding peptidylprolyl isomerase, translating into MNTRFTTALFSLGLLVLVFACSNMDNDTLATIDGKAISLEEFTSKNPASRFENKDKDFLDSKVDEYVRKALFTRVAVERGFGETEDVQMKMKKTESRQMLQQVYTKVILDAVISDDYIRGVYDRSGTELNARHILLQFQGTSRSRSERTRAEALAITDQIKERLSKGESFEDLANEFTDDPSGKENGGDLGWFGWGKMVGPFQEAAFNLKPGEVSGAVETDFGFHVIKLEAKRVVERGDFESEKSALKQQASREKSAELGQKANQFLADQKEAAGFEVLTENVHDFFMIYDGSGLKKDSMDEMLKKLNYQAPLFMLNGEELGTEWLVEEISMIDEGQKPRFKSENDLLRIIDQLVTQNLIISYGYDNKFDQEKEFAKRMSDLVERFAYDAFIAEEINANLTPSDEELLAFYEANKAEKYMDKQKVLVREVFVKDSLFAVSLKKRLDAGELMEKLAERYTERKATIKDGGLLPAFQEGRYGVMGKTAFTMEVGEIAGPIKLGNGYSVIQLEDTIPEGPKPYNKVKGRVRTDILGELRASRNETLFNELQVEFPVKVNYSAVRAYYDDMANKK; encoded by the coding sequence ATGAACACTCGCTTTACTACGGCCCTCTTTTCGCTGGGGCTCCTTGTGCTTGTCTTTGCATGCTCAAACATGGATAACGATACGCTTGCAACTATAGATGGAAAAGCTATCTCCCTGGAAGAATTCACATCTAAAAACCCTGCTTCACGATTTGAGAACAAGGATAAGGATTTCCTGGATTCCAAGGTGGATGAGTATGTTAGAAAAGCGCTCTTTACCCGTGTCGCGGTTGAGCGTGGATTTGGCGAGACCGAAGATGTTCAGATGAAAATGAAGAAGACCGAAAGTAGACAGATGCTTCAACAGGTCTACACCAAGGTCATTCTGGACGCTGTAATCAGTGACGACTATATCAGGGGAGTCTATGATCGCTCCGGAACGGAATTGAATGCACGGCATATTTTGCTACAGTTCCAGGGTACCTCCCGCTCTCGCTCTGAGCGAACCAGGGCTGAAGCTTTGGCGATTACAGATCAGATAAAAGAGCGTCTTTCAAAGGGTGAGTCTTTTGAGGATCTGGCAAATGAATTTACTGATGATCCCTCTGGTAAAGAAAACGGTGGAGATCTCGGTTGGTTTGGTTGGGGTAAAATGGTTGGTCCCTTTCAAGAAGCCGCTTTTAACCTGAAGCCTGGAGAGGTTTCTGGTGCGGTTGAAACAGATTTTGGTTTTCACGTCATCAAACTCGAGGCAAAACGTGTGGTTGAGCGCGGTGATTTCGAATCTGAAAAGAGTGCCCTTAAACAACAGGCAAGTCGCGAAAAAAGTGCTGAGCTTGGCCAGAAGGCAAATCAGTTTCTAGCGGATCAAAAAGAAGCTGCAGGGTTTGAAGTGCTTACTGAAAATGTTCATGACTTTTTCATGATTTATGATGGTTCCGGACTAAAAAAAGACTCTATGGATGAAATGCTTAAAAAGCTCAATTACCAGGCTCCGCTGTTTATGCTGAATGGTGAAGAGCTGGGTACCGAATGGTTGGTTGAAGAGATTAGCATGATCGACGAAGGCCAAAAACCACGCTTTAAGAGTGAAAATGATTTGTTGCGCATTATTGATCAATTGGTCACTCAAAATCTCATCATCAGCTACGGGTATGACAATAAATTCGACCAGGAAAAAGAGTTTGCCAAGAGAATGAGCGATCTCGTTGAGCGATTCGCTTATGATGCTTTTATAGCAGAAGAAATCAATGCGAACCTAACGCCCAGCGATGAAGAGCTGCTTGCTTTTTACGAAGCAAACAAGGCTGAAAAATATATGGATAAACAGAAGGTTCTGGTGAGAGAGGTGTTTGTCAAAGATAGCCTCTTCGCAGTTTCTTTAAAAAAGCGCCTTGATGCAGGCGAACTCATGGAAAAGCTGGCTGAGCGTTACACCGAAAGAAAAGCCACAATAAAGGATGGTGGATTGTTACCGGCCTTTCAAGAGGGTCGCTATGGCGTCATGGGGAAAACAGCCTTCACTATGGAAGTTGGTGAAATTGCAGGGCCCATAAAACTCGGTAATGGTTATTCAGTCATCCAGCTGGAGGATACCATTCCTGAAGGACCAAAACCTTATAACAAGGTAAAGGGACGCGTTAGAACGGATATCCTGGGTGAGTTGAGAGCCTCGCGCAACGAAACTCTCTTTAATGAACTTCAGGTGGAGTTTCCCGTTAAGGTTAATTACTCCGCTGTCCGTGCCTATTATGATGATATGGCAAACAAAAAATAG
- a CDS encoding peptidyl-prolyl cis-trans isomerase, producing the protein MNKPFLILVLSLLLGLVACSGDQDDGLIAKVNHEFLSLDELVLMYPGFMSLDSLQKSLLVENWIRETLLAQEAEKSLIHRDPMFNYRVETYRRRLLADKQLDAILKDQGDVARDEIEEYYQNNLESFRRQSNEFFGFHVLLPTREEARELEKAIEKGDLEKKQALVAMHPKETGLFKVEHLFPEVKEYLLKKKRAGIFGPIKTDLGYHLVEVKTWHDRGSIKSLDEVWEEIAARLSINRQRHIETQLVDSLRKSGSIIFNKSVLYNRSTK; encoded by the coding sequence ATGAATAAACCTTTTCTCATTCTGGTCCTATCCCTCCTGCTTGGGTTGGTTGCTTGTTCTGGCGACCAGGATGATGGACTAATTGCCAAGGTTAATCATGAGTTTCTGTCACTGGATGAGTTGGTCTTGATGTACCCTGGCTTTATGTCCCTGGACAGCCTCCAAAAATCCCTGCTGGTCGAAAACTGGATCAGAGAGACCCTGTTGGCTCAAGAGGCAGAGAAAAGCCTGATTCACCGGGATCCAATGTTCAATTACAGGGTCGAAACCTATCGTCGGAGATTGCTGGCCGATAAACAGCTTGATGCGATTCTAAAAGACCAGGGTGATGTTGCCCGAGATGAGATTGAGGAGTATTACCAGAATAACCTTGAGTCTTTTAGGCGTCAGAGCAATGAGTTTTTTGGTTTTCATGTCCTTTTGCCTACTCGCGAAGAGGCCCGAGAGCTTGAAAAAGCTATTGAAAAGGGTGATTTAGAAAAGAAACAGGCTCTGGTGGCCATGCACCCAAAGGAAACTGGTCTGTTTAAGGTGGAACATCTTTTTCCCGAAGTAAAAGAATACCTTCTCAAAAAGAAGCGCGCTGGAATTTTTGGACCCATTAAGACAGATCTTGGATATCACCTGGTGGAGGTTAAAACCTGGCATGATCGCGGGTCCATTAAAAGTCTTGATGAGGTTTGGGAAGAAATTGCTGCCAGGCTTTCTATTAACCGTCAACGTCATATTGAAACACAGCTTGTGGACAGCCTCAGAAAGTCTGGAAGTATCATTTTTAACAAAAGTGTTCTTTATAATCGTTCTACAAAATAG